One Defluviimonas sp. SAOS-178_SWC DNA window includes the following coding sequences:
- the gatA gene encoding Asp-tRNA(Asn)/Glu-tRNA(Gln) amidotransferase subunit GatA — MTELNKLTIAAARDALRKGEVTSAELTEACLSAIEAADVLNAFVHKTPEIAHERALAADKRLKAGEAPSMCGIPVGIKDLFCTRGVPSQAASNILKNFRPEYESTVSQQLADAGAVMLGKLNMDEFAMGSSNETSCYGNVVNPWRRGNDEAPLTPGGSSGGSAAAVAADLCLAATGTDTGGSIRQPAAFTGITGIKPTYGRCSRWGIVAFASSLDQAGPMTKDVRDAAIMLGAMCGHDPKDSTSADIPVPDFEAALTGDIRGKKIGIPREYRMDGMPDEIEKLWADGTAMLKDAGAEIEDISLPHTKYALPAYYVVAPAEASSNLARYDGVRYGHRAKLGQGDGITEMYEKTRAEGFGHEVQRRVMIGTYVLSAGFYDAYYNRARKIRALIKKDFEDVFADGIDAILTPATPSAAFGLGEMANADPIAMYLNDVFTVTVNLAGLPGVAVPAGLDRQGLPLGLQLIGRPWEEGDLLNHAYVLERAAGFVSKPSKWW, encoded by the coding sequence ATGACTGAACTGAACAAACTGACGATCGCCGCCGCGCGTGACGCGCTCCGCAAGGGCGAGGTGACGTCTGCCGAGCTGACCGAGGCCTGCCTGTCGGCCATCGAGGCGGCGGATGTCCTGAACGCCTTCGTCCACAAGACACCCGAGATCGCCCATGAACGTGCGCTGGCGGCCGACAAGCGGCTGAAGGCGGGCGAGGCGCCGTCGATGTGCGGCATCCCGGTCGGGATCAAGGACCTCTTCTGCACCCGGGGCGTGCCTTCGCAGGCGGCGTCGAACATCCTGAAGAACTTCCGGCCCGAATACGAATCCACCGTCAGCCAGCAACTGGCCGATGCCGGGGCGGTCATGCTCGGCAAGCTCAACATGGACGAGTTCGCCATGGGCTCGTCGAACGAGACCTCGTGCTACGGCAATGTCGTCAACCCCTGGCGGCGCGGCAATGACGAAGCCCCGCTCACGCCCGGCGGATCGTCCGGCGGATCGGCGGCAGCGGTCGCGGCGGATCTCTGCCTCGCGGCGACCGGCACCGATACCGGCGGGTCGATCCGCCAGCCCGCCGCTTTCACCGGCATCACCGGGATCAAGCCGACCTATGGGCGCTGCTCGCGCTGGGGGATCGTGGCCTTCGCCTCCTCCCTCGATCAGGCCGGGCCGATGACCAAGGACGTGCGCGACGCGGCGATCATGCTGGGCGCGATGTGCGGGCACGATCCGAAGGATTCCACCAGCGCCGACATCCCGGTGCCGGATTTCGAAGCGGCGCTGACCGGTGACATTCGCGGCAAGAAGATCGGCATCCCGCGCGAATACCGCATGGACGGGATGCCGGACGAGATTGAAAAGCTTTGGGCCGACGGCACCGCGATGCTGAAGGACGCGGGCGCCGAGATCGAGGACATCTCGCTTCCGCACACGAAATACGCGTTGCCCGCCTATTACGTCGTGGCGCCGGCCGAGGCGTCGTCGAATCTCGCGCGCTATGACGGGGTGCGCTATGGCCACCGGGCGAAACTCGGGCAAGGCGACGGCATCACCGAGATGTACGAAAAGACCCGCGCCGAGGGCTTCGGCCACGAGGTCCAGCGCCGGGTGATGATCGGCACCTATGTGCTCAGCGCCGGGTTCTACGACGCCTATTACAACCGTGCCCGCAAGATCCGCGCCCTGATCAAGAAGGACTTCGAGGACGTCTTCGCGGACGGCATCGACGCGATCCTGACGCCCGCAACCCCGTCCGCCGCCTTCGGGCTGGGCGAGATGGCGAATGCCGATCCGATTGCCATGTATCTCAACGACGTCTTCACCGTGACGGTCAACCTCGCCGGTCTTCCGGGTGTCGCGGTTCCGGCCGGGCTTGACCGTCAGGGGCTGCCCCTGGGGCTTCAGCTTATCGGTCGGCCGTGGGAGGAAGGCGATCTGCTGAATCACGCCTATGTGCTGGAACGCGCGGCAGGATTTGTTTCCAAGCCGTCGAAATGGTGGTAA
- the gatC gene encoding Asp-tRNA(Asn)/Glu-tRNA(Gln) amidotransferase subunit GatC — protein MSIDTDTARKVAHLARIAVKEEDLPALAGELSAVLAFMEQLNEVDVDGVEPMTSVTPMRLKRRQDVVTDGNIQKQILSNAPDAREGFFAVPKVVE, from the coding sequence ATGTCCATCGATACCGACACCGCGCGGAAGGTCGCGCATCTGGCGCGGATCGCCGTGAAGGAAGAGGACCTGCCGGCGCTGGCCGGCGAACTCTCCGCCGTGCTCGCATTCATGGAGCAGTTAAACGAGGTGGACGTGGACGGCGTGGAGCCGATGACCTCGGTCACGCCGATGCGGCTGAAGCGCCGGCAGGACGTCGTGACGGACGGCAATATCCAGAAACAGATCCTGTCGAACGCGCCCGACGCGCGGGAAGGGTTCTTCGCGGTTCCGAAGGTGGTCGAATGA
- a CDS encoding metal-dependent hydrolase, whose translation MKITWLGHSGFRIEIEGAVLLVDPWLTGNPMFPAERRAEAVAGATHILITHGHGDHTGDAVGIARDANIPVVGIYDLVSHWEAAEGITGIGFNKGGTVDLGGAAVTMVNACHSSSMAGKTGPIYLGHEAGFMITGEGHTIYLTGDTAIMADMGWMGEYFAPDIGILCAGGHFTMDMKQAAWAAKKFFDFKTVIPCHYRTFPLLAQSADELQAGLPGVRVIEPEVLEPITI comes from the coding sequence ATGAAGATCACCTGGCTCGGCCATTCCGGCTTTCGCATCGAGATCGAGGGCGCGGTGCTCCTTGTCGATCCCTGGCTGACCGGCAATCCGATGTTCCCCGCCGAACGCCGCGCCGAAGCCGTCGCCGGCGCCACCCATATCCTGATCACGCACGGGCACGGCGACCATACCGGCGACGCCGTCGGGATCGCCAGGGACGCGAATATCCCGGTCGTCGGAATCTATGACCTCGTCAGCCATTGGGAGGCCGCCGAGGGCATCACGGGCATCGGCTTCAACAAGGGCGGCACCGTCGATCTCGGCGGCGCGGCGGTGACGATGGTCAACGCCTGCCACTCCTCCTCGATGGCGGGCAAGACCGGGCCGATCTATCTCGGCCACGAGGCGGGCTTCATGATCACCGGCGAAGGCCACACGATCTATCTGACGGGCGACACCGCGATCATGGCCGATATGGGCTGGATGGGCGAATATTTCGCCCCCGACATCGGCATCCTCTGCGCCGGCGGGCATTTCACGATGGACATGAAGCAGGCGGCCTGGGCGGCGAAGAAGTTCTTCGATTTCAAGACCGTGATCCCGTGCCACTACCGGACCTTCCCGCTCCTCGCGCAGTCGGCGGACGAGTTGCAGGCGGGCCTGCCAGGCGTTCGCGTGATCGAGCCCGAGGTCCTCGAACCGATCACGATCTGA